From Mannheimia pernigra, one genomic window encodes:
- a CDS encoding phosphoglycerate kinase, with product MSVIKMTDLDLAGKRLFIRADLNVPVKDGKVTSDARIVATIPTLKLALQKGAKVMVTSHLGRPTEGVFEESNSLQPVVDYLNASDLGVPVRLVRDYLDGVEVNENEVVVLENVRINKGEKKNDPELAKKYAALCDVFVMDAFGTAHRAEGSTYGVAEYAPVACAGPLLAAELEALGKALKEPQRPMLAIVGGSKVSTKLTVLDSLSKIADQLIVGGGIANTFIAAEGHAVGKSLYEEDLIPEAKRLAQATNIPVPVDVRVGTEFSETAPATEKVVSEVQAEESIFDIGEKSAEQLADIIRNSKTILWNGPVGVFEFPNFRKGTEVISNAIAEATANGAFSIAGGGDTLAAIDLFGIKDKISYISTGGGAFLEFVEGKVLPAVEILEKRANG from the coding sequence ATGTCTGTTATTAAAATGACTGATCTTGATTTAGCAGGTAAACGCTTATTTATTAGAGCTGATCTTAATGTACCCGTAAAAGATGGCAAAGTAACATCCGATGCTCGCATTGTAGCAACCATTCCAACGTTAAAATTAGCGCTTCAAAAAGGAGCAAAAGTAATGGTGACTTCACACTTAGGTCGTCCGACAGAGGGCGTTTTCGAGGAGTCTAACTCATTACAACCTGTAGTAGATTATTTGAACGCATCAGATTTAGGTGTTCCTGTGCGTTTAGTCCGTGATTATTTAGACGGCGTTGAGGTAAACGAAAATGAAGTTGTTGTACTTGAAAATGTGCGTATTAATAAAGGTGAGAAGAAAAATGATCCTGAACTTGCGAAAAAATATGCAGCATTATGCGATGTATTCGTAATGGATGCATTTGGTACCGCTCACCGTGCAGAAGGCTCAACTTACGGTGTGGCAGAGTATGCCCCTGTTGCCTGTGCAGGTCCATTATTAGCCGCTGAATTAGAGGCTTTGGGTAAAGCATTAAAAGAGCCACAACGCCCAATGTTAGCAATTGTAGGTGGTTCAAAAGTATCCACTAAATTAACTGTTCTTGACTCTCTCTCAAAAATTGCCGACCAATTAATCGTTGGTGGCGGCATTGCAAATACCTTTATCGCAGCAGAAGGGCACGCGGTTGGTAAATCATTATACGAAGAAGATTTAATCCCTGAAGCAAAACGTTTAGCACAAGCAACTAATATTCCTGTTCCAGTTGATGTGCGTGTCGGTACCGAATTCTCTGAAACTGCACCAGCAACAGAAAAAGTGGTAAGTGAAGTGCAAGCAGAAGAATCTATTTTCGATATTGGTGAAAAATCGGCAGAACAATTAGCAGACATTATCCGCAATTCAAAAACAATTCTTTGGAATGGCCCAGTAGGCGTGTTTGAATTCCCTAACTTCCGTAAAGGAACTGAAGTGATTTCAAATGCGATTGCTGAAGCAACCGCAAACGGTGCATTCTCTATTGCAGGCGGTGGCGATACCTTAGCAGCAATTGATTTATTCGGCATTAAAGATAAAATTTCTTATATTTCAACTGGCGGTGGAGCATTCCTAGAATTCGTTGAAGGTAAGGTATTACCAGCGGTCGAAATTTTAGAGAAACGTGCAAACGGCTAA
- the fbaA gene encoding class II fructose-bisphosphate aldolase: protein MSLLNIVKPGVVTGDDVQKVFAYAKEHNFAIPAVNCVGSDSVNAVLETAARVKSPVIVQFSNGGAQFYAGKGIKPTSGARPDVLGAIAGAKHVHQLAEEYGVPVILHTDHAAKNLLPWIDGLLEAGEKHFAETGRPLFSSHMIDLSEEPIEENMEICREYLARMDKIGMTLEIEIGVTGGEEDGVDNSDVDESKLYTQPSEVLYVYDQLSPISNRFTIAAAFGNVHGVYKPGNVKLKPSILGASQEFVSAERNLPAKSLDFVFHGGSGSSREEIREAISYGAIKMNIDTDTQWAAWDGILQFYKANEAYLQGQLGNPSGPDAPNKKYYDPRVWLRKMEESMSKRLEQSFEDLNCVNVL from the coding sequence ATGTCATTATTAAATATCGTAAAACCAGGTGTTGTTACAGGCGACGATGTACAAAAAGTTTTCGCTTATGCTAAAGAGCACAATTTCGCAATCCCTGCGGTAAACTGCGTAGGTTCAGACTCGGTAAATGCTGTATTAGAAACAGCCGCTCGAGTGAAATCGCCAGTGATTGTCCAATTCTCAAATGGTGGTGCACAATTTTATGCAGGTAAAGGCATTAAACCCACTTCAGGTGCTCGACCTGACGTATTAGGGGCAATTGCAGGTGCAAAACACGTTCATCAATTAGCTGAAGAATACGGTGTGCCTGTTATCCTTCATACTGACCACGCAGCAAAAAATTTACTTCCGTGGATTGATGGCTTACTCGAAGCGGGCGAAAAACACTTTGCGGAAACGGGCCGTCCGTTATTTTCATCGCATATGATCGATTTATCAGAAGAACCAATCGAAGAAAATATGGAAATCTGCCGTGAATACTTAGCGCGTATGGATAAAATCGGTATGACCCTTGAAATTGAAATCGGTGTAACTGGTGGTGAAGAAGATGGCGTTGATAACTCAGATGTAGATGAATCCAAACTTTATACCCAACCGTCTGAAGTATTATATGTTTACGACCAATTAAGCCCAATCAGTAATCGTTTCACGATTGCAGCAGCATTTGGTAACGTACACGGTGTTTATAAACCAGGTAATGTAAAATTAAAGCCATCAATTTTAGGCGCATCGCAAGAGTTTGTATCTGCTGAGCGTAATCTTCCAGCGAAATCATTGGACTTCGTGTTCCACGGTGGCTCAGGTTCAAGCCGTGAAGAAATACGTGAAGCAATCAGCTACGGTGCAATCAAAATGAATATTGACACAGACACCCAATGGGCAGCTTGGGACGGTATTCTTCAATTTTACAAAGCAAATGAAGCATACTTACAAGGTCAATTAGGCAATCCATCAGGCCCAGATGCACCAAACAAAAAATACTACGATCCGCGTGTTTGGTTACGCAAAATGGAAGAATCTATGTCTAAACGCTTAGAGCAATCTTTTGAAGACTTAAACTGTGTGAACGTATTATAA
- a CDS encoding IS3 family transposase — protein MWFNKQKRIKCDLKGLSPVQYRAQYLVNKLSNFVVNHTQAV, from the coding sequence ATGTGGTTTAACAAGCAAAAACGCATTAAATGCGATTTAAAAGGATTGAGCCCAGTACAATACCGAGCTCAATATTTAGTTAATAAACTGTCTAACTTTGTGGTAAATCATACGCAAGCGGTATGA
- the potC gene encoding spermidine/putrescine ABC transporter permease PotC, whose product MKKMFKNLFMLAVFAYLYIPIIILVLNSFNADRFGLNWKGFTWNWYERLFNNDTLVQATLNSLTIAFFAATLSTILGALTSIALYRYRFRGKKLVGGMLFVVMMSPDIVMAVAMLVLFMILGIKLGFISLLIAHITFCLPYVVIAISSRLSDFDGKMLEAAKDLGASEVTILRKIILPLALPSIISGWLLSFTISLDDVIVSSFVTSPSYEVLPLKIFSLVKTGVTPEVNALATIMIIFSLTLVLLSQLVVRKKA is encoded by the coding sequence ATGAAAAAGATGTTTAAAAACCTTTTTATGTTAGCGGTGTTTGCGTATCTATATATTCCAATTATTATTTTAGTGCTAAATTCCTTTAATGCAGACCGCTTTGGTTTGAACTGGAAAGGCTTTACTTGGAATTGGTATGAGCGTTTATTCAACAACGACACCCTGGTACAAGCGACACTGAACTCATTAACGATTGCGTTCTTTGCCGCAACACTCTCTACAATTTTAGGTGCACTAACCTCAATTGCACTTTATCGTTACCGTTTCCGTGGTAAAAAATTAGTAGGCGGTATGTTGTTTGTGGTAATGATGTCGCCTGATATCGTAATGGCAGTAGCTATGCTTGTATTATTTATGATCTTAGGTATTAAACTAGGTTTTATTTCGCTCTTAATTGCTCATATTACGTTCTGTTTACCTTATGTCGTGATTGCAATTTCATCACGTTTAAGCGACTTTGATGGAAAAATGTTAGAAGCAGCGAAAGATTTAGGTGCAAGCGAAGTAACGATTTTACGCAAAATTATTTTACCACTGGCATTACCTTCAATTATTTCAGGCTGGTTACTGAGTTTTACGATTTCATTAGATGACGTTATCGTATCCTCATTTGTAACAAGCCCAAGTTACGAAGTCTTACCATTGAAGATTTTCTCATTGGTTAAAACAGGAGTAACCCCAGAGGTAAATGCATTAGCAACAATTATGATTATATTCTCATTAACGCTTGTATTATTAAGCCAGTTAGTAGTAAGAAAAAAAGCATAA
- the potB gene encoding spermidine/putrescine ABC transporter permease PotB, whose product MKANNKFQNGAVATIFGWLLLFVLVPNVLVLIISFLTENRQSQYFVDFAFSLDAYKSLFNDTYATVLWNSLYMAGTATFFCLIIGYPFALFIAKMPAKLRPFLLFLVVLPFWTNSLIRIYGIKIFLGVKGVLNETLLAIGLINEPLRLLNSEIAIIIGLVYILLPFMILPLYSSIEKIDHRLLEAAKDLGANAFQRFVRITIPLTMPGIVAGCLLVLLPAMGMFYVADLLGGGKTPLVGNIIKSLFLNTNQFALGSAVSIALTLLMALMLYVYYRANKLLNKKVELE is encoded by the coding sequence ATGAAGGCGAATAACAAATTCCAAAATGGTGCGGTCGCAACTATTTTCGGTTGGTTATTACTTTTCGTATTAGTACCGAACGTACTCGTTTTAATTATCAGTTTCTTAACAGAAAATCGTCAAAGCCAATACTTTGTTGATTTTGCGTTTAGTTTAGATGCGTATAAATCATTATTTAATGATACTTACGCAACCGTATTGTGGAACTCGCTTTATATGGCAGGTACTGCAACGTTTTTCTGTTTAATTATTGGTTATCCTTTTGCGTTGTTCATCGCAAAAATGCCTGCAAAATTGCGTCCGTTTTTACTTTTCTTAGTAGTGTTACCTTTCTGGACTAACTCACTCATTCGTATTTACGGTATTAAAATTTTCTTAGGTGTGAAAGGGGTTTTAAATGAAACCTTGCTAGCAATTGGGCTAATCAATGAACCTCTGCGTTTATTAAACTCAGAAATTGCCATTATTATTGGTTTAGTTTATATCCTATTACCATTTATGATTTTGCCACTTTATTCATCAATTGAGAAAATTGATCATCGCTTATTAGAAGCTGCAAAAGACTTAGGAGCAAATGCATTCCAACGTTTTGTTCGAATTACTATTCCACTTACAATGCCAGGAATTGTAGCTGGTTGCTTATTAGTCTTACTCCCGGCAATGGGAATGTTCTACGTAGCAGACTTATTAGGCGGTGGTAAAACTCCATTGGTAGGGAATATTATTAAGAGCTTGTTCTTAAATACTAATCAGTTTGCTTTAGGCTCTGCAGTCAGTATTGCCTTAACTCTTTTAATGGCATTAATGCTCTATGTTTACTACCGTGCGAATAAATTGTTAAATAAAAAGGTGGAGCTTGAATAA
- the potA gene encoding spermidine/putrescine ABC transporter ATP-binding protein PotA yields the protein MEKLEKKAIIELKNVTKSYGSKTILKNLNLTINDGEFLTILGPSGCGKTTALRLIAGFEDLTEGSIILDGQDVSNLPAEQRPVNTVFQSYALFPHMTIFENVAFGLRMQKVSNSEIEPRVMEALRMVRLDDRAQQKPAQLSGGQQQRIAIARAVVNKPKVLLLDESLSALDYKLRKEMQNELKALQRQLGITFIFVTHDQEEALTMSDRIIVMNAGKIAQDGTPREIYEEPSNLFVARFIGEINVFDATVIERVDAKNVKANVEGRICNIKVEDLEVHPNQKLKVLLRPEDILIEELDENESSKAIIGHIIDRNYKGMTLESSVRLDHNGMNVLVSEFFNEDDPNIDHEVGQKVALTWYEGWEVVLNDEGE from the coding sequence ATGGAAAAATTAGAAAAAAAAGCTATCATTGAGCTTAAAAATGTAACAAAAAGCTACGGTAGTAAAACGATTCTTAAAAATTTAAATTTAACTATTAATGATGGTGAATTCTTAACAATTTTAGGTCCATCAGGTTGTGGAAAAACAACTGCGTTACGTTTAATTGCTGGATTTGAAGATTTAACAGAGGGTTCAATTATTCTTGATGGGCAAGATGTCTCTAACCTTCCAGCAGAACAACGTCCTGTGAATACAGTATTCCAAAGCTATGCTCTTTTCCCACATATGACTATTTTCGAAAACGTGGCGTTCGGCTTGCGTATGCAGAAAGTATCAAATTCAGAGATTGAGCCTCGTGTAATGGAAGCATTACGTATGGTTCGCTTAGATGATAGAGCACAACAAAAGCCAGCACAGCTTTCTGGTGGTCAGCAACAACGTATTGCCATTGCACGTGCAGTGGTTAATAAACCTAAAGTGTTGTTATTAGACGAATCACTTTCTGCATTAGACTATAAATTACGTAAAGAGATGCAAAATGAGTTAAAAGCATTGCAACGCCAATTAGGCATTACCTTTATTTTCGTTACCCATGATCAAGAAGAAGCATTAACAATGTCTGATCGTATTATCGTAATGAATGCGGGTAAGATAGCACAAGACGGCACACCTCGTGAAATTTATGAGGAACCAAGCAACTTATTCGTCGCTCGCTTCATCGGTGAAATTAACGTATTTGATGCAACAGTAATTGAACGAGTTGATGCAAAAAATGTAAAAGCAAATGTAGAAGGTAGAATTTGCAACATTAAAGTTGAAGATTTGGAAGTTCATCCGAACCAAAAATTAAAAGTATTATTACGCCCTGAAGATATCTTAATTGAAGAGTTAGATGAAAACGAAAGCTCTAAAGCGATTATCGGCCATATTATCGATCGTAACTATAAAGGTATGACGTTAGAGTCTAGCGTGAGGTTAGATCATAACGGTATGAATGTATTAGTCAGTGAGTTCTTCAATGAAGATGACCCCAATATTGACCACGAGGTTGGTCAAAAAGTGGCTCTAACTTGGTATGAAGGCTGGGAGGTTGTGTTAAACGATGAAGGCGAATAA
- a CDS encoding transposase, translated as MENSKMVKLFTPEYKKQCVEMVLDGKHSVSQVYKMMRVSQSALNRWKQQFLAEQREIQRLRAENEPLRSDNALLKKVSAFLLEKS; from the coding sequence ATGGAGAACAGCAAAATGGTTAAACTTTTTACCCCTGAGTATAAAAAGCAATGTGTTGAAATGGTGTTAGACGGCAAACATAGCGTCAGTCAAGTGTACAAAATGATGCGAGTCAGCCAATCTGCCTTGAATCGTTGGAAGCAGCAATTTCTCGCCGAGCAGCGGGAAATTCAGCGTTTACGGGCGGAGAATGAGCCGTTGCGTAGCGACAATGCCTTACTAAAAAAGGTGTCCGCCTTCTTGCTCGAGAAGTCTTGA
- a CDS encoding DDE-type integrase/transposase/recombinase, producing MVDLRREGISLAQLSRCFSLNRSTSHRWEKSPPNQTLMSLQETLLSVFEASGETYGSRRLSQAVTDLGIKIGRFKARRLMRGLEIKAKCPKAKVWRKQAVDFAENSANGQCAMMPDTIWAGDITYIPTDEDWLYLAIVIDWFSRLIVGWAVSDTPDSRLCVQALRLAIHRRKPPADVIFHSDRGSQYSQPSLSECANRSENGV from the coding sequence GTGGTAGATTTACGGCGAGAAGGCATTTCCCTCGCACAACTGTCCCGTTGTTTTTCGTTGAACCGTTCTACCAGCCATCGTTGGGAAAAATCGCCACCTAATCAAACGTTGATGAGCTTGCAGGAAACGTTGCTATCTGTCTTTGAGGCAAGCGGTGAAACCTATGGCTCACGGCGTTTATCACAGGCGGTGACGGATTTAGGGATAAAAATCGGGCGGTTTAAAGCTCGCCGTTTAATGCGGGGGCTTGAGATAAAAGCCAAGTGCCCGAAAGCTAAAGTTTGGCGAAAACAAGCGGTCGATTTTGCGGAAAATAGTGCAAATGGGCAGTGTGCAATGATGCCCGACACCATTTGGGCAGGCGACATTACCTACATTCCCACTGATGAGGACTGGCTCTACTTGGCGATTGTCATTGATTGGTTTTCACGGTTAATTGTCGGCTGGGCGGTATCGGATACGCCAGATAGCCGCTTATGCGTTCAAGCCTTGCGACTTGCCATTCACCGCCGCAAGCCCCCTGCGGACGTTATTTTCCACTCAGACCGCGGCTCCCAATACAGCCAGCCAAGCCTTTCGGAATGTGCTAACAGAAGCGAAAATGGTGTATAG
- a CDS encoding IS3 family transposase translates to MVYSQSRAGKCTDNAVTERFFRSLKVEKLNRYRFKTREQALLCVAEYIEDFYNPRRLHSALGNRSPMQFEMDCLRI, encoded by the coding sequence ATGGTGTATAGCCAAAGTAGGGCGGGGAAATGTACGGACAATGCGGTAACAGAGCGTTTTTTCCGCAGTTTAAAGGTGGAGAAACTCAACCGCTACCGATTTAAGACACGCGAGCAAGCATTGCTTTGTGTGGCGGAATACATTGAAGATTTTTACAATCCGAGACGACTGCATTCTGCATTAGGAAATCGCTCCCCAATGCAGTTTGAAATGGATTGTTTAAGGATTTAA
- a CDS encoding HNH endonuclease codes for MAKTREKLEKEFGKENVKSTTIAPTGTRNLDLANKRHPKTGVPFDSKGYPIFDDIAKYDTRLEIKSFREASYVEQMRIATKQLYKDLGEQGLEKHFNKEQINAIKSGNSKIPGFT; via the coding sequence TTGGCGAAGACAAGGGAAAAATTAGAGAAGGAATTCGGTAAGGAAAATGTAAAATCTACAACAATTGCTCCAACTGGAACAAGAAATTTAGATTTAGCAAATAAGAGACACCCTAAGACAGGTGTGCCATTTGATAGTAAAGGTTATCCGATTTTTGATGATATAGCTAAATACGATACAAGATTGGAAATTAAATCTTTTAGAGAAGCAAGCTATGTAGAGCAGATGAGAATAGCAACTAAACAATTATACAAGGATTTAGGAGAACAAGGACTGGAAAAGCATTTTAATAAAGAACAGATTAATGCTATTAAAAGTGGTAATAGCAAAATTCCTGGATTTACATAG
- a CDS encoding VENN motif pre-toxin domain-containing protein yields the protein MNNIHQVIFNKSTQQFVVVSELAKSARKPKAVSADSVNIVSILQNFSEKRPLGTTNSQTNRSDNKSSSWSVGVFVGKSQGATGFGVEGAVNVGKGHSNSDSTVQNLTEINSDSLKINTKETTTLKGAVANVKHLSLDTKNLHIESVQDTEKYDSKQTQAGVSGSVAIYGSGWGLSSQASQNKAKVNYAQVNQQSGFNIQENANINVQENTHIKGGMINAQGDKANHQMTTGTLTTEEIENRSDVKVSSVSVSMSSEMSKIATSAIGAALSALGNMRESERSQTKAAISDNINLTITDSEAQKQKTGKTAEETLQSLNRDTENANQAVKKADLVAIQEKQETVQVIGELSQSWTNRLVQPHLEEANKKRQEAEKIEKSDPLKSAQLKAEAQAIEAEYGLGSNLQMGIRAATAALQGLATGNANHAAVGLLSPYANKLIKEQTGDNTEANLIAHTVLGAVEAHITGNNATAGALGAFTAEAAAPYLMQALYNTDKAENLTESQKQNIANLSQIAAGLAGGVTGDSTADFISGAEIGKRAVENNYLSHRDVYAYQRALKKAIEKGESVEEVHKYFKELSEKQRAELLADCEIDCRVTVPQTLLGAVSLADDLSGALNSWVQGLPFEEQGKFYQLVEAENLKTIEAIKEKQTGIEKGIELAMDTSRLFTKENNLSNSNIHSNFAKKNTKPDRKAVDITERISAHKTNNFVFDKAPYHSKVGNSIKSANPTFGQEVLNESIQVKATSTRRVGVDKLTGEYVVFDQTEKNIYHGHVRNWNELTTEMKNALKEAGLVNDKGKIK from the coding sequence ATGAATAACATCCATCAAGTGATTTTCAACAAATCCACTCAACAATTCGTTGTGGTATCTGAACTCGCTAAATCAGCCAGAAAGCCAAAAGCGGTTTCGGCTGATTCGGTGAATATTGTTTCCATTTTGCAAAATTTTTCTGAAAAAAGACCGCTTGGCACAACAAACAGCCAAACCAACCGAAGTGACAATAAAAGCAGTAGTTGGAGCGTTGGTGTGTTTGTGGGTAAATCACAAGGCGCCACTGGCTTTGGTGTGGAGGGTGCAGTGAATGTCGGCAAAGGGCATTCCAACAGTGATTCCACCGTTCAAAACTTGACGGAGATTAACAGTGACAGCCTAAAAATCAACACCAAAGAGACCACCACACTTAAAGGGGCGGTCGCGAATGTTAAGCATTTATCACTTGATACGAAAAATCTGCATATTGAAAGTGTGCAAGACACAGAAAAATATGACAGCAAACAGACCCAAGCAGGCGTAAGTGGCTCGGTGGCGATTTATGGTAGTGGGTGGGGGTTATCTTCACAGGCAAGCCAAAACAAAGCCAAGGTCAACTATGCCCAAGTCAATCAACAATCTGGCTTTAACATTCAAGAAAACGCCAACATTAATGTGCAAGAAAACACGCATATCAAAGGTGGAATGATTAATGCTCAAGGCGACAAAGCAAACCACCAAATGACAACTGGCACACTCACCACGGAAGAGATTGAGAACCGCAGTGATGTGAAAGTCAGCTCGGTCTCAGTGAGTATGAGTTCGGAGATGTCGAAAATAGCCACGTCTGCAATCGGGGCTGCATTAAGTGCGTTGGGGAATATGCGTGAAAGCGAACGCAGCCAAACCAAGGCAGCGATAAGCGATAACATCAATCTCACGATTACCGACAGCGAAGCCCAAAAACAGAAAACAGGCAAAACCGCAGAAGAGACACTCCAAAGCCTAAACCGAGACACCGAAAACGCCAATCAAGCGGTCAAAAAAGCGGATTTAGTTGCAATTCAGGAGAAACAGGAAACGGTACAAGTTATTGGAGAGCTCTCTCAATCTTGGACAAACCGCTTGGTGCAACCGCATTTAGAAGAAGCGAATAAAAAACGGCAAGAGGCAGAAAAGATTGAAAAATCCGACCCACTGAAATCGGCCCAACTTAAAGCAGAAGCCCAAGCGATTGAGGCGGAATACGGCTTAGGCAGCAATCTACAAATGGGCATTCGTGCAGCGACAGCAGCACTGCAAGGCTTAGCAACAGGCAATGCGAACCACGCGGCAGTTGGGTTACTTTCACCTTATGCGAATAAGCTGATAAAAGAGCAAACAGGTGATAACACCGAAGCCAATTTAATAGCCCACACCGTATTAGGTGCAGTGGAAGCCCATATCACGGGCAACAATGCAACAGCTGGTGCGTTGGGTGCATTTACGGCGGAGGCAGCTGCCCCTTACTTAATGCAAGCGCTCTACAATACGGACAAAGCTGAAAATCTCACGGAGAGCCAAAAACAAAACATTGCTAATCTAAGCCAAATTGCGGCTGGGTTGGCAGGTGGGGTAACAGGAGACAGCACGGCAGACTTTATCTCAGGGGCGGAGATTGGGAAACGGGCAGTGGAGAATAACTATTTATCTCATCGTGATGTTTATGCTTATCAACGCGCACTCAAAAAAGCGATTGAGAAAGGTGAAAGCGTTGAAGAGGTGCATAAGTATTTTAAAGAGTTAAGCGAAAAACAACGTGCGGAATTATTGGCTGATTGTGAGATAGATTGTCGAGTTACCGTGCCACAAACCTTATTAGGTGCAGTAAGTCTTGCCGATGATTTATCAGGCGCATTGAATAGCTGGGTTCAAGGTTTGCCGTTTGAAGAACAAGGCAAATTCTATCAATTGGTTGAAGCAGAAAATCTGAAAACTATTGAAGCGATAAAAGAAAAACAGACTGGGATAGAGAAAGGTATTGAATTGGCGATGGATACTTCTCGATTGTTTACCAAAGAGAATAATCTTAGTAACTCTAATATCCACAGTAATTTTGCGAAGAAAAATACTAAGCCAGATAGAAAGGCTGTTGATATAACGGAGAGAATTAGCGCTCATAAAACCAATAATTTCGTTTTTGATAAAGCTCCTTATCATTCAAAGGTTGGAAATTCTATCAAATCAGCTAATCCAACTTTTGGACAGGAGGTTTTAAATGAATCAATTCAGGTGAAAGCTACTTCAACTAGAAGAGTTGGAGTTGATAAATTAACGGGAGAATATGTAGTTTTTGATCAAACAGAGAAAAATATTTATCACGGTCATGTAAGAAATTGGAATGAATTAACAACAGAGATGAAGAATGCATTGAAAGAAGCAGGTTTAGTTAATGATAAAGGAAAAATAAAATGA
- a CDS encoding contact-dependent growth inhibition system immunity protein, producing the protein MNSRKSVLIRKNKDFIFVSHYLIGRISISDPTQDFNFLPCDIEDLELGNYISRKLKNSRIINTEEFNKLFYSNEIKDFTERLEMKLKKKFNYRNKKLIYKDMDFVSIDIEGCKLTITPHHQDSLGGFTSVNRQDGKAIEFEYPANLSDEELGAAVMEALKYCTSIYKRK; encoded by the coding sequence ATGAATAGCAGGAAAAGCGTACTAATTAGGAAAAACAAGGACTTTATTTTTGTTAGCCATTATTTGATTGGGCGTATAAGCATTTCAGACCCTACTCAAGATTTTAATTTTCTCCCTTGTGATATAGAGGATTTAGAATTAGGTAATTATATCTCCAGAAAATTAAAAAATAGTCGAATTATAAATACAGAAGAATTTAATAAACTTTTTTATTCTAATGAGATAAAAGATTTCACTGAAAGGCTAGAGATGAAGTTGAAAAAAAAATTTAACTATAGGAATAAAAAATTAATATATAAGGATATGGATTTTGTCTCTATAGATATAGAAGGATGTAAATTAACTATAACCCCTCATCATCAAGATAGTTTAGGAGGGTTTACTTCGGTAAATAGACAAGATGGAAAAGCTATCGAGTTTGAATACCCAGCCAATTTATCTGATGAAGAGTTAGGGGCGGCTGTAATGGAAGCGCTTAAATATTGCACAAGTATTTATAAGAGAAAATAA